One window of Candidatus Hydrothermales bacterium genomic DNA carries:
- the trxB gene encoding thioredoxin-disulfide reductase: MIEVKFGESFEEIKEREVDVVVIGAGPAGLTAGMYSARALLNTVILEKDVIGGQLSLTEIIEDYPGFPDGIKASELINVFKKHAENFGAKIVKEKAFKIELLDKGFKKVITDGGYWISKAVIVATGAHHKRLNVKGETELMGKGVSNCAVCDGPFFKNKEIVVVGGGDSAVTEALYLTKFGKKVYIVHRRDKFRAQKIYVERAKNNPKIEFILDTVVEEIKGEKKVESLVLRNLKTNEIWELPCQAVFIFIGFSPNSEILKGLTRLDERGGVITNQRMETDVPGIYAAGDVRSTSLRQVVTASSDGAIAAMMAENYVTENF, translated from the coding sequence ATGATAGAAGTAAAATTTGGTGAGAGTTTTGAAGAAATTAAAGAAAGAGAGGTGGATGTTGTTGTAATAGGAGCAGGCCCTGCTGGTCTTACTGCTGGTATGTATTCAGCAAGAGCCTTATTAAATACAGTGATTTTGGAGAAAGATGTGATTGGTGGGCAACTTTCCTTGACTGAAATAATAGAGGATTATCCTGGCTTTCCGGATGGGATAAAGGCAAGCGAACTTATAAATGTTTTTAAAAAACATGCTGAAAATTTCGGTGCTAAAATAGTTAAGGAAAAAGCTTTCAAAATAGAGTTACTTGATAAAGGCTTCAAAAAAGTGATAACAGATGGAGGTTACTGGATTTCAAAGGCAGTTATAGTTGCTACGGGTGCTCATCATAAAAGACTAAATGTTAAAGGTGAAACTGAGCTGATGGGAAAAGGAGTTTCAAACTGTGCTGTCTGTGACGGTCCCTTTTTTAAAAACAAAGAAATAGTAGTTGTAGGTGGTGGAGATTCAGCTGTTACAGAGGCTCTATATTTAACTAAATTTGGGAAAAAAGTTTATATAGTTCATAGGAGAGATAAGTTTAGAGCTCAGAAGATTTACGTTGAGAGAGCAAAGAATAATCCAAAAATTGAGTTTATATTAGATACGGTTGTTGAAGAAATTAAAGGTGAGAAAAAAGTAGAGAGTTTAGTGTTACGAAATCTTAAGACAAACGAAATATGGGAGCTTCCTTGTCAGGCAGTATTTATTTTTATTGGATTTTCTCCTAATTCAGAAATTTTGAAGGGTTTAACAAGACTTGATGAAAGAGGGGGGGTTATTACAAATCAAAGGATGGAAACAGATGTCCCAGGTATATATGCTGCAGGAGATGTTAGATCCACTTCTTTAAGACAAGTTGTAACAGCTTCATCTGATGGGGCAATTGCTGCTATGATGGCAGAAAACTATGTAACTGAAAATTTTTAA
- the phoU gene encoding phosphate signaling complex protein PhoU, with product MFEEKLEELKREIISYAFLVERMIEKSIEGLFEKKEELLREVIEKDEIEANEFEIKIDELAITTIAKYEPKGKDLREVLMILKINNDLERMADHAVNICESALFLIERPKIKLLSEISKIASETIKMLKDSIDSFIEEDPKKAKSVCERDYIVDDLNSSISKELLSYMMCDPGAIERCMHIMRISNNIERIADLSTNISEDVIFMVEGKVIKHHKGE from the coding sequence ATGTTTGAGGAAAAACTTGAGGAGCTGAAAAGAGAGATAATAAGCTATGCTTTCCTTGTAGAAAGAATGATTGAAAAGAGTATAGAGGGGCTTTTTGAGAAAAAGGAAGAACTTTTAAGGGAAGTGATTGAGAAAGACGAAATTGAGGCGAATGAATTTGAAATTAAAATTGATGAGCTTGCTATTACCACTATAGCAAAATATGAGCCTAAGGGAAAAGACTTAAGGGAAGTTCTTATGATACTTAAAATAAACAATGATCTTGAGAGGATGGCAGATCATGCTGTGAATATTTGTGAAAGTGCTCTATTTTTAATTGAAAGGCCAAAAATTAAACTTTTGTCAGAAATAAGCAAAATAGCGAGTGAAACAATAAAAATGCTTAAAGATAGTATAGATTCTTTTATTGAGGAGGATCCAAAAAAGGCAAAAAGTGTTTGTGAAAGAGATTATATTGTAGATGATTTAAATAGTTCCATATCAAAGGAATTACTTTCATATATGATGTGTGATCCAGGAGCGATAGAAAGATGTATGCACATAATGAGAATTTCAAACAATATTGAGAGGATAGCAGATTTATCAACCAATATAAGTGAAGATGTAATATTTATGGTTGAGGGAAAAGTTATAAAGCATCATAAGGGAGAGTAA
- a CDS encoding HEAT repeat domain-containing protein: MEKVESLLIELLKQIGVGLTYSKMYPAGHPAFGKAAEQVLEIIKKFPLKYNTISVYFFENVILFEDTRIDISKIPAIHSMAKQFFRLKIESISIDRDVFQDELKTFFEIFTLPIKKFLEVENPSELLFQRNVERIRLNEVKFKLSSTEREIKVDLSTEESAQVSMRDIAAPKKEEIEIKLSEEDQNRIASFLRDYNNLQESEREEIIKNIFLKMIGLDIEKEIDIRKVRILISALKVISHYLLERYGEDSPSNFSLILTHILKILSPILRVRLINESEKYKDMADSIRKALSRMDDKELILLFSDLRKKEDEFPALLREIFEGRKIYEVTEKIHIDEEAELLEKLYREKKLVITEEKRLKFLERELESGIAASELESFLQPVMDKLNSGDENERISAIDALISFAITFLRANKTSLVEKVINSIKNKVFEEEHPAVIFSYIEGLEKIIMVAKEKNQLLIIEDIQNTFRDLLDSKSKKKVAIRALGKMGTQFSTRVLLTQLWDEESEKEIEEAFLTAGKEGFLALTEIFPEMENFAVKKRIVKILSLFPAEYRKEFYKSLENKYLKNPRDIVMILGEIKDEESIPFLIKMLKTGEESVKLDTLRSLSKFTTSSFEDDILEVYSEAQGKDIKFECLRTLLKIGTAKSVELIYSFIKDSLDKEELRDFIIPSINFLIKNSPEKALQVAEKVLFDKTFFKKPKFPSEIRVEVVRILSRYKSDKTLDILKRLLNDSDSQVKLAASMILRRF, encoded by the coding sequence ATGGAAAAAGTAGAGTCTTTATTGATTGAGCTTTTAAAACAGATAGGTGTGGGTTTAACTTACTCAAAGATGTATCCAGCAGGGCATCCAGCTTTTGGTAAGGCAGCTGAACAAGTTTTAGAAATAATCAAAAAGTTCCCACTGAAGTATAATACAATTTCAGTCTATTTTTTTGAAAATGTAATACTTTTCGAGGATACAAGAATTGATATAAGTAAGATTCCAGCTATTCACTCTATGGCAAAACAATTTTTTAGACTAAAGATTGAAAGTATTTCAATTGATAGAGACGTATTTCAGGATGAATTAAAGACTTTTTTTGAGATTTTTACTTTACCTATAAAAAAATTTTTAGAGGTTGAAAATCCCTCAGAATTACTTTTCCAGCGAAATGTTGAAAGAATAAGACTGAATGAGGTAAAGTTCAAGTTGAGCTCTACAGAAAGGGAAATAAAGGTAGATCTGTCTACAGAAGAAAGTGCTCAGGTTTCTATGAGAGATATTGCTGCTCCTAAAAAAGAGGAGATAGAGATAAAATTAAGTGAGGAGGATCAAAATAGAATTGCTAGTTTTCTTAGAGATTACAATAACCTACAGGAATCGGAGAGGGAAGAAATTATTAAAAACATCTTTCTAAAAATGATTGGTCTAGATATAGAGAAGGAGATTGATATTCGTAAAGTTAGAATTCTAATCTCAGCCTTAAAAGTGATTAGTCATTACTTACTTGAAAGATATGGTGAAGATAGTCCGTCCAACTTTTCTCTTATACTTACTCATATACTTAAGATTTTATCTCCAATTCTTAGAGTAAGACTTATAAATGAATCAGAAAAATATAAAGATATGGCAGATTCCATAAGAAAGGCTCTAAGTAGAATGGATGATAAAGAGCTTATCTTACTTTTTTCAGATTTAAGAAAGAAAGAAGACGAGTTTCCTGCCTTGTTGAGGGAAATCTTTGAAGGTAGAAAAATTTATGAGGTCACCGAAAAGATACATATAGATGAAGAAGCGGAGTTACTCGAAAAATTATATAGAGAAAAGAAACTTGTTATAACAGAAGAAAAAAGATTAAAATTCTTGGAGAGAGAGTTAGAAAGTGGTATAGCTGCTTCTGAGTTAGAATCATTTCTTCAACCTGTGATGGATAAACTTAACAGTGGAGATGAAAATGAGAGAATTTCAGCTATTGATGCTTTAATTTCATTCGCTATAACTTTTTTAAGAGCCAATAAAACTAGTCTTGTAGAAAAGGTAATAAATTCAATAAAAAATAAGGTTTTTGAAGAGGAACATCCAGCGGTAATTTTTTCTTACATAGAGGGACTAGAAAAAATTATAATGGTAGCTAAAGAAAAAAATCAATTATTAATTATCGAGGATATACAAAATACGTTCAGAGATTTACTTGATTCAAAATCAAAGAAAAAAGTTGCAATAAGGGCGCTTGGAAAGATGGGAACTCAATTTTCTACAAGAGTGCTTTTAACTCAACTATGGGATGAAGAATCAGAAAAGGAGATAGAAGAGGCGTTTCTTACTGCCGGTAAAGAGGGTTTTTTAGCTCTTACTGAAATCTTTCCTGAAATGGAGAATTTTGCAGTAAAAAAAAGGATAGTTAAAATTTTATCACTCTTTCCTGCTGAATATAGAAAGGAATTTTATAAGAGTCTTGAAAATAAATATTTAAAAAATCCTCGCGATATTGTTATGATTTTAGGAGAAATCAAAGACGAAGAGAGTATTCCTTTTTTAATTAAAATGCTTAAAACTGGAGAAGAGAGCGTAAAATTGGATACTCTTCGAAGTTTATCTAAGTTTACTACATCTTCTTTTGAAGATGATATTTTAGAAGTTTATTCAGAGGCACAGGGTAAGGATATAAAATTTGAGTGTTTAAGAACTCTCTTAAAGATAGGTACGGCTAAAAGTGTTGAATTAATCTATAGTTTTATTAAAGATTCCCTTGATAAAGAAGAATTAAGGGATTTTATTATACCCTCAATAAACTTTTTGATTAAAAACTCACCTGAAAAAGCTTTACAGGTAGCTGAGAAGGTATTATTTGATAAAACTTTTTTTAAAAAGCCAAAGTTTCCCTCTGAGATTAGAGTTGAAGTAGTTAGAATTTTATCAAGATATAAGTCAGATAAGACTTTAGATATATTAAAGAGACTTTTAAATGATTCGGATAGTCAAGTAAAACTTGCCGCATCTATGATACTGCGTAGATTTTAA
- a CDS encoding cytochrome c-type biogenesis CcmF C-terminal domain-containing protein, protein MVDLGYSSLVSAFICFLLSTILFINYLSKRKDTFIEAGKRATLLGSIFVILASFSLWYLLLASDFRVMYVANYTSRNLPFIYKFSAFWAGMDGSMLFWVLILSIYFLIYMFSVKNENLHRIISYTVISIVNLFFIFMTIFFTNPFKTLFFTPSDGKGLNPLLQNVWMLIHPVAIYLGYVGFTIPFSYAVSVFIKGEKKEWATEIRKWTLISWLFLSIGIVLGGRWAYVELGWGGYWAWDPVENASLLPWLTSTAFIHTLFIQEKRGTLKLWNLSLIIITFILVITGTYITRSGILSSVHAFAESEIGPYFGVFIITNLVFLIFAIIKFGKRFSKSGESFKLLGLEELILIFVFSLIAITLITLFGTFYPIISELFTGQKITVTTLFFDKATSPFFLIILLLLGLFIYSFYSYDNLSKIFLLISLLISIIVSFNVFIKISNHLGVVLGYGLSTFAFLSNIYYYIKEVKKTKSFIRKMGPFLIHIGVVITAIGIISSYGFEEQKELKFKIGDILEFKNFEIEYKGLTFTSGQNYEEVKGKFLVKNKGKLKGELYPALRFYHNWEQPSAEMDVLPLLYGDIYAVIQGWEEDQTVYVQVFYNPLIQLVWIGTLLIFIGGLVAIIARRAEK, encoded by the coding sequence GTGGTTGATTTAGGTTACTCATCTTTAGTTAGTGCATTTATTTGTTTTTTGTTATCGACGATTTTATTTATAAATTATTTATCAAAAAGAAAAGATACATTTATTGAAGCTGGAAAAAGAGCTACCCTTTTAGGGTCAATTTTTGTTATACTTGCTTCTTTTTCACTTTGGTATCTTCTTTTGGCTTCAGATTTTAGGGTTATGTATGTAGCAAATTATACATCTAGAAATTTGCCCTTTATTTACAAATTCTCTGCTTTCTGGGCAGGTATGGATGGTTCTATGCTCTTTTGGGTTTTAATACTTTCTATATACTTCCTTATTTATATGTTTTCAGTAAAAAACGAAAATCTTCACAGAATTATTTCCTATACTGTAATTTCAATAGTAAATCTTTTCTTCATATTTATGACCATTTTTTTTACAAATCCATTTAAAACACTTTTCTTTACTCCTTCTGATGGTAAAGGATTGAATCCTCTTCTTCAAAATGTGTGGATGTTAATTCATCCTGTTGCTATTTATTTAGGATATGTTGGTTTTACAATACCTTTTAGTTATGCTGTTTCTGTTTTTATAAAGGGTGAAAAAAAGGAATGGGCTACTGAAATTAGAAAATGGACTTTAATTTCATGGCTATTTTTATCAATTGGAATTGTGTTAGGAGGTAGATGGGCTTATGTTGAGCTTGGGTGGGGAGGCTATTGGGCATGGGATCCTGTTGAAAACGCCTCTCTTTTACCTTGGTTAACATCAACTGCCTTTATTCATACACTCTTTATCCAAGAAAAAAGAGGTACCTTAAAGTTATGGAATCTTTCATTAATTATAATAACATTCATACTCGTTATAACTGGCACATATATCACAAGGAGTGGGATTCTTTCCTCTGTACATGCCTTTGCTGAAAGTGAGATAGGACCTTATTTTGGAGTTTTTATTATTACAAATCTTGTTTTTTTAATTTTTGCAATCATCAAGTTTGGAAAGAGATTTTCAAAAAGTGGTGAAAGCTTTAAACTTTTGGGATTAGAGGAATTAATCTTAATTTTTGTTTTTTCTCTTATAGCAATTACTTTAATAACGTTATTTGGAACTTTTTATCCAATTATATCAGAACTTTTTACAGGTCAAAAAATCACAGTTACAACTTTGTTTTTTGATAAGGCAACAAGCCCCTTTTTTCTTATAATACTCTTGCTCTTAGGTCTTTTTATTTATTCATTTTATTCTTATGATAATCTATCAAAAATTTTTCTATTAATTTCACTTTTAATTAGCATAATTGTTTCCTTCAACGTATTTATAAAAATTTCTAACCACCTGGGGGTTGTTCTGGGGTACGGTTTATCTACTTTTGCTTTTTTGTCAAATATATACTACTATATAAAAGAAGTAAAGAAAACAAAATCTTTTATAAGAAAGATGGGACCCTTTTTGATTCATATTGGAGTAGTCATAACAGCAATAGGGATAATATCTTCTTATGGGTTTGAGGAGCAGAAAGAGCTAAAATTCAAGATAGGTGATATATTGGAATTTAAAAATTTTGAAATAGAATATAAAGGACTTACATTTACTTCTGGTCAAAATTATGAGGAGGTTAAGGGAAAGTTTTTAGTTAAAAACAAAGGAAAACTTAAGGGAGAACTTTATCCTGCACTTAGATTTTATCATAACTGGGAACAACCTTCAGCAGAAATGGATGTTTTGCCTCTTTTATATGGGGATATATACGCTGTTATTCAAGGTTGGGAAGAAGATCAAACAGTTTATGTTCAAGTCTTTTATAATCCCTTAATTCAACTTGTTTGGATAGGAACTCTACTTATTTTTATTGGAGGCTTAGTAGCAATTATTGCAAGAAGAGCTGAGAAATGA
- the tsaD gene encoding tRNA (adenosine(37)-N6)-threonylcarbamoyltransferase complex transferase subunit TsaD, with translation MYILSVETSCDETSVAVLEDKKVRSHILSSHISGIDFGGIMPEFSSRTHMELIVPSLRLALEVAEVDLKDINIVTATQGPGLIGSLLVGFVFGKAVAHSLSVPFIGVDHLEGHLFSIFINREPELPILSLLVSGGHTELFLIKKLDEIVYLGGTLDDAGGECLDKAARLFGFKYPGAKKLEELAERGDKNFFKFPLPQTKPFTFSFSGLKTSLIRFIEKLKEDEFEKLKPHIAASFQETVFMHLLDKLKEAIRLLDIPNLKISVVGGVAVNNRLRTLLMENFDNVLLPEKEFCGDNAVMIGVRGYYLFKDREAIREYTDPYTKYPFQIKGG, from the coding sequence ATGTATATTCTTTCCGTTGAAACCTCCTGTGATGAGACTTCGGTAGCGGTCCTAGAGGACAAAAAGGTAAGATCTCATATTCTCTCGTCTCATATTTCAGGTATAGATTTTGGTGGTATAATGCCTGAGTTTTCATCAAGGACACATATGGAGTTAATAGTGCCCTCACTGAGACTTGCTCTTGAAGTTGCTGAAGTAGACTTAAAGGATATTAACATTGTAACTGCTACTCAAGGTCCAGGTCTAATTGGCTCTCTTCTTGTAGGATTTGTTTTTGGAAAAGCCGTTGCTCATTCTTTATCTGTTCCCTTTATCGGAGTTGACCACTTAGAGGGTCACTTATTTTCAATATTTATTAACAGGGAGCCAGAATTGCCGATTCTCTCCCTACTTGTTTCAGGTGGACATACAGAGCTCTTTTTAATAAAGAAACTGGACGAAATTGTATATCTTGGGGGAACACTTGACGACGCAGGAGGTGAATGTTTAGATAAGGCCGCAAGACTTTTTGGTTTTAAGTATCCTGGAGCAAAAAAGCTTGAAGAACTTGCTGAAAGGGGAGATAAAAACTTTTTTAAGTTTCCTCTTCCTCAAACTAAACCTTTTACTTTCAGTTTCAGTGGTTTAAAGACCTCTCTTATAAGATTTATTGAAAAATTGAAAGAAGATGAATTTGAAAAACTTAAACCTCATATTGCTGCGTCCTTCCAAGAAACTGTTTTTATGCACCTTTTAGATAAATTAAAAGAAGCTATTAGGCTTTTAGATATACCAAATTTAAAAATTTCAGTTGTAGGTGGAGTAGCAGTAAATAATAGACTAAGAACACTTTTAATGGAAAATTTTGATAATGTGCTACTTCCAGAAAAAGAATTTTGCGGTGATAATGCAGTAATGATTGGAGTAAGAGGTTATTACTTATTTAAAGATAGGGAGGCTATAAGGGAGTATACTGATCCTTATACTAAGTATCCTTTCCAAATTAAGGGAGGGTAA
- a CDS encoding DUF721 domain-containing protein: protein MDNLYKILHEFFKSKGLEGRFYEYQVIKEWHKIIGEGLAKDVEAIDCKNGILYLFSTDSILRSEIYNLKKDIIKSINKYFNKKIVKDLKFVRRKE from the coding sequence ATGGATAACCTTTATAAAATTTTACACGAATTTTTTAAAAGTAAGGGGCTTGAGGGAAGGTTTTATGAATATCAAGTAATAAAAGAATGGCATAAAATAATAGGAGAGGGATTGGCAAAGGATGTAGAAGCAATAGATTGCAAAAATGGTATACTTTACCTCTTTTCTACCGACTCAATCCTAAGATCAGAAATTTATAACCTAAAAAAAGACATAATTAAATCCATAAATAAATACTTTAATAAGAAAATCGTAAAAGATTTAAAATTTGTAAGGAGGAAAGAATGA
- a CDS encoding OmpA family protein — MNVIKLFLIFYPLYFTPGENFFPTYPFASQNIYFNPALIGSEFNPNYTLSLLSTNLALTNNGLSISLYNDIMSAHGDSITKPLKENFFKNIGSSWKINHLSYFSPFSFSLGRFALGLRAIQASVLILPEPWLRILLYGNELDKTYIANKDNTALQVLNLIEARAGFGHGIFIDKEEKYRLLYGLNFAFYISGPYIELNDVNVRLNSYYDGITGDDFIKIRVDTTFPNFGYSIDLGFGLEYKKNLNFTLGLSNIISNINFSKGLTYIHHGNLDTLYLGEGIDFDTLYTDKLDTIPAAFSVKLPLIFKFSTFYRHPEEKYKLFLMWEQGFKNTAFSTKSPRISLGGEYFAHPRIPLRLGLIFGGYEGISLSLGTGIISRDFSSINIGISQHRGILLGSRGLSISFLTEFHSTFKGKFRYKIIDSITNRPIANAIFKLTDRNNKKVFEGQSDVNGEIKGEIKKGEYKFEVEAENYYSKSGVLEIRQEVEKEGKILLKTKFGYLTLYVKDRETNIPLKNVDVTIQYREKTINTKTDSLGTLRLKLERGDYKFRFEHPEYILRTESYTIESGVQKEAEILLAPRFGTVMGKIYNAQTFEPLVGYLEIYPEDVDSLIEKLETYEDGNYNVRLFEGIYKFKVKVSNYIPQEAYIRVVGGKEIVKDFAMLKEKMVFTFRNIYFDFNKATIRPESYPVLDSIALMLKENPTIIVEIGGHTDERGSKSYNKNLSQKRSESVRNYLFEKHGIELLRLIPVGYGEDFPVVKNAKTEEEHQLNRRVEFKILGEKR; from the coding sequence ATGAATGTTATTAAACTTTTTTTAATTTTTTATCCCCTATATTTCACTCCTGGGGAAAATTTCTTCCCTACTTATCCTTTTGCAAGTCAGAATATATACTTTAATCCAGCTCTAATAGGATCTGAGTTTAACCCAAATTATACCTTATCTTTGCTATCAACTAATCTTGCTCTTACAAATAACGGACTTTCTATATCACTATACAATGACATAATGTCTGCACACGGTGATTCTATAACAAAACCTTTAAAGGAAAATTTCTTTAAAAATATCGGATCCTCATGGAAAATAAACCACCTTTCCTATTTTTCTCCATTTTCATTTTCTTTAGGAAGATTTGCACTAGGTTTGAGAGCTATCCAAGCATCAGTTTTAATTTTACCTGAACCATGGTTAAGGATTTTGCTTTATGGAAATGAGCTCGATAAAACATATATTGCAAACAAAGATAATACAGCACTCCAAGTTTTAAACTTAATTGAGGCAAGAGCAGGATTTGGTCACGGAATTTTCATAGATAAAGAAGAAAAGTACAGGTTACTTTATGGTTTAAATTTTGCCTTCTATATATCAGGACCATATATTGAGTTAAATGATGTTAATGTGAGATTGAATTCCTACTATGATGGAATAACAGGAGATGACTTTATCAAAATAAGGGTAGACACAACTTTTCCAAATTTTGGATATTCAATAGATTTAGGATTTGGGCTAGAATACAAAAAAAATTTAAATTTTACTCTTGGTTTAAGTAATATAATATCTAACATAAATTTTTCAAAAGGTTTAACTTATATACATCATGGCAATCTTGACACTCTTTATTTAGGTGAAGGTATAGATTTTGACACTTTGTATACTGACAAATTAGACACTATACCAGCTGCTTTTAGTGTAAAACTACCCTTAATTTTTAAATTTTCTACTTTTTATAGACACCCTGAAGAAAAGTATAAATTATTCTTAATGTGGGAACAAGGGTTTAAAAATACAGCATTTTCAACAAAGTCTCCCAGAATTTCTCTTGGAGGAGAATACTTTGCTCATCCCAGGATACCTCTAAGGCTTGGTTTAATTTTCGGTGGTTATGAGGGAATCAGTTTATCTTTAGGTACAGGTATAATAAGTAGAGATTTTTCCTCGATAAATATTGGAATCTCACAACATAGGGGAATATTATTAGGCTCAAGGGGCCTTTCCATTTCCTTTTTAACAGAGTTTCACTCTACATTTAAGGGTAAGTTTAGATATAAGATCATAGATTCTATAACAAATAGACCAATAGCTAATGCTATATTTAAGCTCACAGATAGAAATAATAAAAAGGTTTTTGAAGGTCAAAGTGATGTAAACGGTGAAATAAAGGGAGAGATTAAAAAAGGTGAATATAAATTTGAAGTTGAAGCTGAGAATTATTATTCTAAATCGGGTGTCCTTGAGATAAGGCAAGAGGTAGAAAAAGAGGGAAAGATTTTACTTAAAACAAAATTCGGTTATCTTACACTATATGTTAAAGATAGAGAAACTAATATACCTTTAAAGAATGTAGACGTTACCATTCAATATAGAGAAAAAACAATAAATACAAAAACTGATTCATTAGGAACCTTAAGATTAAAACTTGAAAGAGGAGATTATAAATTTAGATTTGAACATCCTGAGTATATATTAAGAACAGAAAGCTACACGATTGAATCTGGAGTTCAAAAAGAAGCAGAGATTTTGTTAGCACCTCGTTTTGGTACTGTTATGGGTAAAATTTATAATGCTCAAACCTTTGAGCCTCTTGTTGGATATTTAGAAATTTATCCTGAAGACGTGGACAGTCTTATAGAAAAGTTAGAAACATATGAAGATGGAAACTATAACGTAAGGCTTTTTGAAGGTATATATAAGTTTAAAGTAAAAGTTTCCAATTATATACCTCAAGAAGCTTATATTCGTGTTGTTGGGGGAAAAGAAATTGTGAAAGATTTTGCTATGCTTAAGGAGAAAATGGTTTTTACATTCAGAAATATTTATTTTGATTTCAATAAGGCTACAATAAGACCAGAATCATATCCTGTTTTAGATTCAATTGCTCTTATGCTAAAGGAAAACCCTACTATAATTGTTGAAATAGGCGGACACACAGATGAAAGAGGAAGCAAATCTTACAACAAAAATCTGAGCCAAAAAAGATCAGAATCTGTTAGAAATTACCTCTTTGAAAAACATGGCATAGAACTTTTAAGACTAATTCCTGTAGGTTATGGAGAAGATTTCCCTGTTGTAAAGAATGCTAAAACAGAAGAAGAGCATCAATTAAACCGAAGAGTGGAATTTAAAATTTTAGGTGAAAAGAGATAA
- the pstB gene encoding phosphate ABC transporter ATP-binding protein PstB has translation MAILKTENLNVYFGNNHVLKNINIEIPENKITAIMGPSGCGKSTLLRCFNRMNDLIDNFVLQGKVLFKGKNIYENSVEPSEIRTKIGMVFQKPNPFPKSIYENVAFGPKILGIKEKSKLDYIVEESLKKAYLWEEVKDKLRENALNLSGGQQQRLCIARALAVGPEVLLLDEPTSALDPVASKKIEELLEELKKSLTIVIVTHNPSQASRISDFTAFLYLGELIEFDTTDKIFTVPKHPKTQEYLSGKFG, from the coding sequence ATGGCAATTTTAAAAACTGAAAATTTAAACGTTTATTTTGGAAATAATCATGTTTTGAAAAATATAAACATAGAGATACCTGAAAATAAAATAACTGCAATAATGGGCCCCTCAGGTTGTGGAAAATCAACCCTTTTGAGGTGTTTTAACAGAATGAATGATCTTATTGATAATTTCGTTTTACAGGGTAAAGTTTTATTCAAGGGAAAAAATATTTACGAAAACAGTGTTGAACCCTCCGAAATAAGAACAAAAATTGGTATGGTTTTTCAAAAGCCAAATCCCTTTCCAAAGTCTATTTACGAAAATGTCGCCTTTGGGCCAAAAATTTTAGGTATAAAAGAAAAATCAAAACTCGATTATATAGTAGAGGAGTCTCTTAAAAAGGCTTATCTTTGGGAAGAAGTAAAGGACAAATTAAGGGAAAATGCTTTAAATCTTTCGGGAGGGCAACAGCAGAGATTATGTATAGCAAGAGCACTAGCTGTTGGTCCAGAAGTTTTACTACTTGATGAACCAACTTCTGCACTTGATCCAGTTGCATCAAAAAAAATAGAGGAATTACTTGAAGAATTAAAAAAGAGCTTAACTATAGTTATTGTTACTCATAATCCCTCTCAAGCATCGAGAATCTCTGATTTTACTGCTTTTTTATATTTAGGAGAGTTGATAGAATTTGACACTACAGATAAAATTTTTACTGTGCCTAAGCATCCAAAAACACAGGAGTATTTAAGTGGAAAGTTTGGTTAA